The Marmota flaviventris isolate mMarFla1 chromosome 5, mMarFla1.hap1, whole genome shotgun sequence genome includes the window CTCCCAATCACTCTCAGTCCTAAGACCTAAGAACCAGACATTGCCAGCAAAATACCAGGAAAGCCATCTTAGTATCCCCAAAGTCCTGGGCTAAACTTGAGCACCAAGCCTCAGCCAGTTTCCTCTGGGACATCAGAATACTGAATATCACCAGGGACCATGGCATCTCTGACCTTGCCACTCAGACAGCATCTCCACAGCCCCCGCTGCAGCGGGAGAAAACATGAGAGCTGATTTTAATCTCTGCATGACGACAAGCTCTCTTGGAGGACTGAAGAGATCTCGACGGATGCAGAGTGGGCCAGAGGTGACAGCGCCATCCGGGCAGGAGAGAGAGCAGTGTTTGCAAGAGGCACCTCTGTGAGGGGAGTCCTTCTGAAGCTAGGAAAGATCAAGTTAGGCACACCGAGGGCCTGAATGTCGAGGCTGAAACATGGAGAAGTGCTTCTGCATTGGAGGACGGAGAGGGAAGAACGTGGTAGCAGACCTAGGGCAGGACTGCGACTTCACAAAATCATGGTGTCCAAACATCCCCTGCAGAATTGTCTAGTATGCAATCAGAGGGGAAAACTGAGCTTGGAAGTCAAAGGCAGCTTGAAAAGAAAATCGGTCCAGACAACGTTTCTACAAAGAGGTTTACCAACTCATGAGCCAAACATGGGAAGGGAAATATTGCCCCCACTCAGGTTTGTGGAAGGTTCCCAAAGAACAACTCTGAATTCATTACATTACTAATGGCAGAAAGGACTGTGTTCTTGTTTCTCGTGGCTCAGACGTAAGAGCAAGATGGTTCTTACCATTCTTACTCTTACCTACCGGCTCCATATTGTGGCATCAGAAACTTTGTAAGTTAGATGCGCCctgaaaaagaagtttatttttctccaacAATAAGTCTTGTGTATGTCTACTTTCACTTCTAGTTTACTTTGAAGAGTTTGCACCTGAGCACTCATGACTATTCAATCAACACAGACTGGTGGGTGGGAAATTGGATGTCATTTCATGATCCATTTGAGAATAGTATTTTCTCCcttaaaaattgaataaactGCATtgaagggcaaaaaaaaaaaatagtaaaggccttataactttttacaggtgaaatctccattgcaatgtttaaaaactctatagtcaaaaaatagaactgatcagcaaaacattaacctaggtctgtatgagctcaaaaaacaaaatagaacttcatgatgtgggaaatggcagtaataaaatagatattgaaaaagacatcctggttctgtcgcagatgtaaggatagccaaactggagttctggatatcagctgttatggatttgagccaaatcatcttctttttggtctgtagaaatcgctttagttaatctctctggaatccaaatcggctgctgttcttcctgtggaaacacacaaacagacccccgactccagacaattcctgggtcaggacctttccattgtcctgttagaatatccttccaaagtaccttgggcttatgtacatttttttggacacatatgcctttctgcagcactaagccctgatgaatccaaatttaaaaagtttagagtaaaaagggttattttaagtttatctttggggaatatataccccttcccaattccctctttttgctttaataagtacattttaatagtttgatgagctctttcaactatgccttgtccctgtggattgtatgggatttctgttatatgagtaatgccaaataatgagcaaaattgtttaaaagaggtagaagaataaccaggggcattatctgtttttaactgttttggaacgcccacagtggcaaaattttgtaagcaatgagctataatatctttagttttttctccggcatgaagggagcccatcaaaaatccagaagaagtatcaactgtaacatgcaaatattttaattttccaaattttggcaagtgtgtgatgtccatctgccaaatatggttaggtatcagtcctctaggattgactccaagattaacttgtggtaaaatgtcacacaattttgacattgttttattatgtgtctagcttgttccttagttattttaaaacgcttttgtaaagtattagcattgacatggaactttttatgaaaatttgtagcttcttctagtgtagagaaaatatgtatgtcatgtgtaattttatctgctaaatcattgcccaaactaagggctccaggcagtcctgtatgtgccctgatatgtcctataaagaatggatcttgaACAGATGtctgaaatttttttatattgtcttGGAGTTGGCTATGTTTCCTCAAAAAAGCCAGTTTGAATTCTTGCTCTGGGACATCCACACCCATCTCCAGCTGATGAGGAGCAGCCACTAGGTCTTTAGCCAGATTCTGGTGCCCTATTTGCTCTCCCCCTCCTGTTTTTTCCCGTAGAGGAGATTGAACCCTGttgtggtttaccactgagccacatcccccatccttgttattgttcttgttttattttttgagacagtgactcggctggctttgaacctgcaccttcctgcctcagcctcccgggtcaCTGTGATCACCAGCCTAcctcactgcacctggctgctcTCATCTTTAAGGGTGTGTGTCTGGGTCTTCACTGCGGAACTTGGCATTAATACTCGTCTCCGCCGCCTCTTTCTACTTGTGTCTTCGAGGGGGTCTGTCATGGCCTTGTGCAGACTGTGGGCTTCTCAACTTGGGGGTGTTGCTCTTCTTGGCACTATTGGTGTGCTTAGCCCAGGTCTGCTGCTGATGCAGGGATCTTGAACCCTGCAGAACTTTCTCTTGGGCAGGAGGTAGAAATCGCTGGGCCCCAGGAATCCAGGGTAGCTCTTCCCTAGTGGGATCACCTAGGATGCTCCCTGAGACTAGCGCTTTCCCGCGTTTCCCTCCAGTCTGGACCCTGCAGATCCCGCAGACCCAGCCTTCCTGGAAGGGCCCTTGTAGGTCAGCAGGCTTCTTGCCATCAGCTTCGAGTTCTAAAACTATTGCTGTAATTTAGTGCATCACCTCCAGTACAATGTAAATTTCCTGGCTCTGGTGGTTATTTTATGGTTGTGTAAAATGTCAATATTAACAGAAATTGGAAACCTACTGTTCAAATCCTACCACTTTTCTGCATATCTGAGAGtggttcaaaataaaagttaataaagtTTAGAGTTGTGTTTCTCTGCCATGAAGAGTGTGTGGTGATTGAAGACCGGCGGGCTCCAGAGGGCTGGTCGTGTATTATTTCTTGACCTGGGTCATTTCATGAATGTGGTGCTCACTGAGCAGTAGGTTTGTTTTGGCATGTCTGCGTGCTGTGTCCCACCACACAAGAACAAGTCAACACAACTCATCACATGCCCAGTTGGCTCATAAGGCCTGCTGGCACGTCTGCCACTGTGTGGAGTCACTTACCTCCGAAGAATGCAAAATGCATGTTCCCAGGCAAATAGCTCCCTTTGTTGTAGCACCTGgggtaacttttttttctttaaactttttttctttacaagaTTAGATGAAGCAGtttgattaagaaaaaatatttatatctgtACATTTCTCTCGTATTAATTTTAGGaatatatctgataaaaataagaaagaaaatacttatgCAAATTTCTATTTGGCAGTAAATAATACAGAGTTCTCATGTGACTCGTTTTCTTTTATTGATGTTTCTGGAGCAATTGCAGAATGGAAACTTGTGCCTGTCACTCAGGGCGGGCATCACGAGGGACCAACTGCACTTGAGTGACCTGCCCACATCCCCCAGGACTCACTCATCCAGACCAAGCACTGTGGCGGCATCCAGGATGGGAGAGTTGAGGCTTCTGGCCCTGATGCAGTCAGCAGTTATGACCCTTCCCAGGATGCGGCGTGTGTGTGCTGTGACGTCAGATGTGGCCTCTGCTGCCTCTGAGCACCTGCTAGTACTCACAGGCTCTCCCATTCCCCATCAGTGCCGCTCACCCATGGATTGGAGCTGCATATTTTGGTGGTGGCTGCACCCAGCACTCCAAGGTGATCCCAGGGCTCCCACCAGGGAAAGCACGGTTAAACTGTGAGGCGACTTCTCTTCCATGTCATTTGTGGATTGGTAGGCTTCCCTTGCTACCACAAACATAGTCACAGAAAAGCAGCAGACATGTGGCGACTGTTTAGGAATTTTCATTTTGTCCATCTCCAGTAGCTAGGAGGCCCTGTGCCCGGTGGGAGGTTGCTGTGAACTCCACTGTGGGTGTTTTTCCCCAGAGACAAGAACAGATGACTTCTTTACATTCCTACAGTACGAGGAATCagttatttttgatattttgccAAAAGGACCCAATGAGTGAAACATCCTGGTGCCAGAGTACCGGGCCAGAGGCCTGACCCTGGAGGTCCAAAAATCAGTTACCCAATCACCCAAAAATCCAAACGGGAATGGCCATGGTGACAAGCATGAAAGGGACTTTGATTAGTGCAGACACATGGGGAGGACGAGGGGACACAGGACCTCAGCTCTGTCCTCCAGGCTGACTGTGACTTTGAGATCTGAtagaaaggggaaggagggcaAGATCAGGGTTTGCACAGCTGGAGGTTTCGGtgcagggactgaacccaggggtgccacaccactgagccacacaccccagtcctcttcttatttcattttgagtcagagtcttgctaagttgctcagtctGGACTTGAGCTTGAGACCGTCCGGCCTCTCCTCCTGAGTCACGGGGGTTACAGGTGTGGCCATCCTACCCTGCAGCTGGAGGCTTTTCACAGCTGCCAAAGCAGGTGGTCTTAGTCAGGTGTGGTCTGTCCATGGTTACCTCAGCCCTGGCCAGGAGGGCCCTGCCCCAGATGAGGAAGCTGCTGTTGCCCAAGGGTGGCCTCCACTGTTCACTGACCTGTGGCTCCTGGACTCTAAGGAGACACAGAGCAAAGATGCAAAACAGGCAGAAGTGCTGAGCTTTGCCTCCTCCACTGACCCCCGCCAGGCCTGTGCAGGCAAAAGAGAAGGGTGTGAGCCCTCCCCACAGCCGAAATCCAGACCAGGTGAGTGctcttttttttatgaattttttaatttgttttaattagtagatagtagaatgcatttatgcactttgatatattaatTGTAAGTAGACTTTGATGGCTGACAAAGCAGTCTAGGGAGCCAGGCACATGGAGAGTGACCTCTGGAGAACCTGTCCTTGTGTTACTGAGTCTCTACGCCTTATCTGCAGCTACTTTCTGAGCAGGGGAGCAGTGGGCAAACACCCTCTCCAATGCCCCCAGGACATCCCTGTTTCTGAGACTGTAGATGAGAGGGTTAAGCATGGGTGTGACAATGGTATAGAAGGCGGACACTGCCTTGTCCTGTTCGGGTGTGTGGAATGATGGGGGCAGCACATACGTGTAGAAGGTAGCCCCGTAGAAAATGCTGACCACAGTCAGGTGGGATGAACACGTGGTGAAGGCCTTTTTGCGGCCCTCAGCAGAGCGCATGCGGTGGACAGTGAGCAAGATGAGTGCATAGGAAGTGGAGATGATAGAGATGGGGATGAGCAGCATGAGGACGCAGCAGAGGTACATCAGGGTCTCATACAAGGACGTGTCAGCACAGGCCAGTTTGAGAACTGCAGGGATCTCACAGAAAAAATGGTTGATCTGGTGGGAGCCACAGTAAGGGACATTCATGGTGATGGGCGTGAGCAGAAAGCCATCAAGTGAGCCCCCAAACCAGGCACCAGCAGCCAGCAGAAGACACATCTTGCGGTTCATGAGAACTGGGTACCTAAGAGGGTTGCAGATAGCCACATAACGGTCATAGGCCATGAGGCCCAGCAGGAAGAACTCTGAACCAGCCGTGGTCGAGTACAGGAAGATCTGGATGCCACAGGCCACAAAGGAAATGGTCCTCTCTGTAGAAACCATGTCCACCAGGAGCTTTGGGACAGTGGTACAGATGAAAAGGGTGTCCATGATGGACAGCTGGCTGAGcaggaagtacatgggggtgtggaggcgGGAGTCCACCTGAATCAAGACTGTCATGACCACATTTGCTGTGACAGCCACCACGAAAATGGCAAAGATGACCGTGAAAACAATCCCCGTGGCCTCCGCGCTCACCAGAAGCCCCAAGAGAACAAAGTCGGAGGTAGACGTTCTGTTTCCTGTTGACATTGCCAGTGGCAGCTCCAGGGGATCAGGGACAGCTCAGGACCAGGAGGAAGGGTGGGAAGAGCCAGGTCAGGATGGGGACACCACTCTGCACAGGGGCTGGCGTGGAGGGATTTTCCAGGGCAGGGGCTAGAGAAAAACAAACCAGCAAACTCATCCCAGAGCAGCTGCAGAGGTGACCCTGTTTCTTGTTGGCAAGTGGCCCTCCTGGCGCTGCCTGTGGTCACGTTGCTGTGTGCAGAGGATGGCGAGGGTAGAGATCTCTCGCCCTGGAGCAGAGACTCACCTCGTCTGTTCTGCTCACTCTTTCTGCAGTTCTCACAGCCAGAGCAGGACTAAGTGAATGCCACTGGAGAACATGACCGGCTGGCTGATGGACTGACCGGCTGACAGTGAGTGAAATGAACAGCTGAGGACATGAAGGTGGGAACATGTGCAGGGCTTCCGGAATGGAGTGCCCGGGAGGTTCGGTTCCTGTGTCTTACTGCAGGCACCTCAGCGGGGCTACCCTGCTCCACTGCACTGCCGCCCTCACCTCCTTTCTGCAAACAGCTTCCAGATCAAATTCTGAAAGGCAGTTCTGATTCTGCCCCTGGGCTGCTGCCCTTTGCTGCTGTGGGCTTGGGAAACGGGCAAAGGAGGTTGAAAGCAGAATGTTGGCAGCTGGAAGCTGTCAGCGAGAGACTGAGGAGCAGGAGCCCCCAAGCTAGGAGTCTGTGGATGGTCCCCTGCCCTGAGGCAAGAGCTGAGCTGGGGTGGGGCGGCCCGGGGTAGGTATATAGAAGAGGACAGCAACCTGCCATAGTAGGAAGGGACTTTCATCCCTAATATCGGAGGgattaaagatttatttaaaaaagagaaaaagagcatACATAAAGTCCCTTCACCAGGGGTTGGCACCAGCAGCCTGAGAATCACATATTTATGCACATGAAAATGAGGCCCAGCAGGTGGGTGCCAGGTGACGCTGCTGTTGGGTTTTGTCCATTCACAAATGGCAGCCAGACAACCTCAGCTCACTCGCTAGGGGTGCCAGATCTAGTAGATAAGAACACAGGGTGCCAGTTCTATGTCTTAATCATCACAATTTTTGTTGTATTATAAGTTTGTGatatagttaaatttaaaaaaatccccgTTATCTGAAATTCACATCTATCTGTTTGTACTTACCTGATTTCACAAAGATTCAAGAATTGAAATAACAGTGAGAAGTCACCAACAGTATCGGTAAAACTTAATGGAAACTAACACAAAAATGGAGATTCTAACATTAAAATTAGATTGTCTTTCTCAAAATTTTCCTCCgatttatttgttcaaattatcTGCAAGTAGCTCACATCTATGGCCTCTTTTGTCAGGCCTCCTAGGAGGACCTTGTGGCCAAAGCTCTGAGAAGTCCTGCCAGTGAGTCCTTAGCCTCTTGATCCATTCAAGTAAATTCAATTCCATTTCCAAAGGACAGGTGAAAATATTGTCtatgatgtttttattaaaatccaTTAATAGATTAGagatattctattttttactCCAAGAACTTCCTATAAAGCTAATCCACACTAAGGCCGCAAGAATATATCTTCTCTTTGTTGCATTAATAGAACTCAAACATTTTATCCGAAAGCATAAACTAGTTCAAGTGAAGAATCCACATTTCTCTCCTATGCACAGCTAGTGGGCTGGACCAATGCATGGTCTTTAAACTGGGTTGTCCAGGAGGTTTCTCACATCCTCTCTGCTCTCCCTGTGTCCCCCTCCAGCACAGCACCAAAGTGACCCTGGGGGACCCCCTCACACCAGGTCACTCTCTGCTGAAGCCTGCACTTCCTTTTTGTCCCATTCAGGGCCATCCTCTTCTGACTCTTACCTCAAAGTCCTTGCTGCCCCCTGCAGTGTGCTGGTCACAGAACTGCAGGCCTGTGGTCACCTTGCTGGTCCTCTGTCCCCTCTCAGGGGTCCCAGGGCAGGACCTCAGTCCCATCTCCCCTTGCCCAGGCCCCTCTGTCTAAGCCGGCCATCCCCATATATGCGTTAGGGGTTGGGACAAAAGCCACCTTCTCAGTGGGTGGCTCTGGTCCCACTCGGTGCCTTTGTATTTCTTCACAGTCCTTGGCACCCCCTGATGGACTACAGGTTTATTTTCCTGTGTTTGACTCTTGGTTCCGGAAAGTGAGCCCCATGCGGGTGAGGATCAGACCCTAGTTTTGAAATTGCTCTAGCCATCTAAAAAGAATGTCTGGCATGTCGTAAATACGTGTTAAATACATCATCAAATAGATGGCTTTTAAACACATCAGTTGATGAAATGCAGATGGCTCACCTCTTGTGCTTTTTAATGGCACACTTCTAGAAGTCCTCAGAAGTCATTCAAAGTTTGATTTATGAAATGTACTGAAGAGAAAGCCTTTTTCAAAATGCAGTCCTTTGTGTTTATCCTcactccaaaataaaattaaataaagtaggATCCAcctacattttcttaaaaaaaaactcggttctagaaaataaaaagaaatcaccaGTTTCTGAAGTGGAGCAATAATAATTAGCTTTTATGTCAGtgacatttatattttcaagtttgaAACAATTACTTCCTGAGACTTAAAATCAGGTTACTGGGTTAAAGAGCCACTAAGATGTGAGCAAAATCTTTAACAGAAGGGGTCCCTGGGCTGAAGTGTGGCTTCATGGTAGAACATGTGCCTGGTGGGTTCAGTCCCCTGCACTGAAATCAACCAAGGAGAAGAGTCACTCACCACTTCTCTGTTTCTGAATCTTCCCTTGCTATGATGTCTCTTCATTCACTTAGGTGCCAACCATTGTAAAAAGATGTCTGAAGTCTCAAGTGATTTCATACACCCAGAGCTTATGTTGTAGGTGCTAACAATACAGTTTGAATTCACCCTATGTTAAAcagataaaaagacaaaaaatcagTATACGTGGTTTGTCTTAGCACCAAGTTTTCATCTGCctctcatcagaaaaatggtgTCTTAAAAATGCCACCAGGTTTATTATTAGTTTGTTACTTTATTGAATTTAATAAAGCTCTAATAGTCTTAGCTAGTGTTGAATAAAATCAATTGCAGGCAGAATAATTCCCTCCAACATACAAGCACCCTAAACCCTGGAACCCATCAATGTACTTCCTTATgtggcaaaacaaaaataaaaaaccttgCCAACATTATTAATGTGAAGACTGAGATGAGATTGCTCTGGATTATGTAATCACACAGGCTTCATAAAGAAGGAGTGGGCAGAGAGTCAAAGGCACCAGGCACGGGAAGCAGACTCCAGTGATCTGCCCCTGGCTTTGAAGCCCTGCAGGACCACCCTCCCAGACTGAGGCGACCTCTGAGAAACGGGAAACCCAGAGGCCACCTGTCCCCAAATCCTGCATGAGGAAACACAGCCCTCCAGATGCTAGCGCATCCAGCGCTGACCTCCAAAACTGGGACACAGTAaaccaagtttgaggccacccagATACAACATCCATAGGGAACTAATGAGCCAGTAGATGATTGCCTCCGTTTGTTAAATCAAGTCACTTCCAATGCACTTGCCAACACTCACGGTCCCTATGCTTGTGTTCTACAGCCACTGTTCAGACAGCCACAGGGCCCTTGCtacagctggggaaactgaggcgcAGGGCCGTGGGCATCATCCTCCCAGGTCTCTGCTTCACACAGACTGTTCCGGAAGACTCAGAGCCTTCTCTGCATGAGTTAAGTTTACAACCAGCCAAGAAAAGTTAAAGCAAGTGTCAAGGCTGAAATCACTCTCAAGGAAAATGTGAATTTCTAATCAAAAGTAGTCATTGAGGTAATAAAACAACAGAATAAAGCTGATTTCTCCCCAGAAATTCACAAGTCTCCCTGGCTCCCAGGCAAGCCCCCCTCGTCAAACGCCCAAAGATGCCTGGCTAAGCTCCCTGAGAAGGATTCTGCACAACTCCGTCTCTAACCCTTGCCCGGGCTTCAGCGCACAGGGAACCTTAACCCCCCAACAAAGCGAAGAGCACCCACCCCTAGGGCTCGCCCCAGCCCTTCGCCAGCCTCTCCACCATGCGGGCATGCTGCAAGCTACCCGGTCCCATGGCAAAGGAACCACGTGTCAGCAGGAATTACCCCAAATGGGAAGGAGACCTGTTTTCCTCCTTAAACAGCCTTTGGAAAACCCTTCAAGGGAAATGGCCACCTGTGTGAGCTGAATCCAGTGTCCTCACACGATACCTGTCTGGTCCTAGCAGCGCACCACACCGTTCTCTCCAACAGGCTTCCTGAGTGTGTGGGTGCTCAGAGGTGCAGACCAGCTCCCCACCCTGGGCATGGACAGCAGTTACAGAGGACTCGTTCAGTCTGATGATTCACTGCTGGGCTGACCTCAGTCTCCTAAGCGTCACATCTTGGGGGAGTGAGGGACATGGGCCTCCTTTGCTGCCGGGTGGTCTCCTCAGCCCCTCCAGGGGAGTCATGGACACAGCCCTGGGCTCTCCCCCAGCACTGTCTGCCACTACTGGCCTGGTGCCACCTCCTGTCCTCTCCACCATGTGCCCTGTGAGGCCATCAGTGGAGGATGGCCATGGGCACAGTCTGGCACCTGAGGCCATTCCTCCCCAGAGCAGGAGCACGAGGAGTTTGCTCAGCAAGACGCTGGGAAGCAGGGGTGCTTGTTCCTCTGCTGCAGAGGCCCAGGTGCAGGGTAGAGAGGCTGCAGCAGAAGTGGGTCCTGCAGTCTGGCCAGCTT containing:
- the LOC114080291 gene encoding olfactory receptor 2T11; the protein is MSTGNRTSTSDFVLLGLLVSAEATGIVFTVIFAIFVVAVTANVVMTVLIQVDSRLHTPMYFLLSQLSIMDTLFICTTVPKLLVDMVSTERTISFVACGIQIFLYSTTAGSEFFLLGLMAYDRYVAICNPLRYPVLMNRKMCLLLAAGAWFGGSLDGFLLTPITMNVPYCGSHQINHFFCEIPAVLKLACADTSLYETLMYLCCVLMLLIPISIISTSYALILLTVHRMRSAEGRKKAFTTCSSHLTVVSIFYGATFYTYVLPPSFHTPEQDKAVSAFYTIVTPMLNPLIYSLRNRDVLGALERVFAHCSPAQKVAADKA